Within Lolium rigidum isolate FL_2022 chromosome 5, APGP_CSIRO_Lrig_0.1, whole genome shotgun sequence, the genomic segment GAAGTAATTGCACAACCAATTTAGACAGAAGAGAAGCCTTGTCCATGTCTATCCTTCAAATTATAAGTGTATTGGGGTCAGATGGACCATTCTATCTCATATCATTTACACTTAAATTTACCACTTCacactttactttaaattattttgTAAGTATGTCTCACAAGGTTTAATTACTGCCATTTTTTCAATACAGATTAAATTACTACCTCATCACCCTAATCTTCTCTATAAATAGAAAATGCTAAATCGCTTACATAGGAATAGGTAAAAAATACCATACACAGGAAAAGGTAATCAGCATATGTATAGTGTCTAAGACATTACAGAAGTGACTTTACCTAATCCAATTGCTTGCTGTCCAGAAGCAGACCATATATCCTAAGCAGCACGCATGTGCACCTGCGTCAATTAGAAGCACTACAACTCAGCAACTGAGACAAATATCTGCATCAATCAATCGGTCCAGCAATGCAATATATAAGCCCAGCTACAATAGATATACTCCTTTGATAAAAAAAACCATGCATGCAAAGATGCTAAAACTGAAAGAGCAGGATAACTCCTTTTGATTATATCCTCATGTATATCGTGCACTTCTAGTTCATATATGGACAAATATGCGAGTAAAACACAATCAGTAAGCATAAAACTAAACTGCAAGTCAAACACAATCAGTACACTTTTTTGAACGTTGCCTCCTCCTACACCACCCggaaacaaggaaccctatcaaaCTACTATAAACTCAAGTACAAAGAAATACAGTACAAGTCTATGTAAGAAACAAATTATCATCTAAATTCAACATACTAGCAGTAAACTAACCACCACATACTGCAGCTAGATCTGTATTATAATGCAACCTTGGAAGGTAACAATAGAAGTGTACAAATAAGTGCATTCAATTGAGAGATCTTTGAGCTGATAATTGCTATGTACACGAAAATATCAGAACATCTGCAATGATAAACAGCGAGGTTTACCACTAGAACACATTGCAATAACAATACTGCCTCCAGCCCTATGTTGACTCTGTGTGTATCAAATTCTAGATAAATTGCCCCAACACATAGTGGAGCTAATTCCTAGACATAGTGGAGTCGATTCATCACATAGTGAAGCTAATTCAAGACATAGTGGAGTTGATTAATCAAACTTCAGTAGCAAAGACTGATACTAATCGCTAGAAAATAAAAATTAGACCATGTTCACACAATATCGAGTAAATTGCAACGACTCTAGTGAAACAATATTTAGTAATATAATTTATGGCTAGCTTCGTGACTACCTCTCCTTGCTTGGTATGTGAGACATCTCGCCTAGTAGCTATGTATGTTCTGGCAGTCGTGAAAGTATACTAGACACGGAGGAGGGACGGAGACCACGGGTCACGCTGGACGGCTAGTTTAAAATCCTCGTCGACGAAGGGCAGCGCCTCGTTGTCTCCAGATCAGACACGGAGGAGGGACGGAGGCCAGGCAGTGAAGAGTacaccatggcggcgcggtggtgggGTGAACGAGGGCCGGGTGGGTCGTGGCGGCGGATAGGGTTGTGTTGTGTCTTGGGATGTAGAAAGGGCATgttggagagagaggccggcGCCCGCCAGTGTAATAGGAACCGCGCTTGGAACTGAAAATTCGATACGCGCGCAGACACCCCGTGCTGGGAACCAAAAGTTTCCTCCGCACTAGTTTACACCTCACTCTATATTATTGAAACTGACTGCAGCTGGGACCCTCCTCTCTTAGGCCCACGGTTCCATGGAGTTTGTTCAGAACGGTAGTTTATTGTCTACAAAAATAGTACTAGTGGTAAACTTTTTGCAATAACAACTTTGCCTAATTTGAGATGAATTATATGTAAAAACTAAATCTTTTGCCATAGAGTATTTTTTGTACAAAATAATAGTGTCATAAATATTTGTGAAATATCTATGTTTGCTTCTATATGTTTTACAGGTGACATTTACAAAACAAAATTCATATTTAGAGATCATAAAAAACCGCTTATGAATGAAAGTATGGTTCATCCTCTAAGATATAAAACACCACAACTTTCCAGGGTCAATTGCAAGTAGAAAGACACAATTCGTTACCGCGCCGAAGCAACACCAATTCTTGCCACAAAAAAAATGTAGTTGGGCTTAAGGTGGAATGTGTTGCGTGCTTTTGAATTGCCATCCAGTAACGAAGTTTGTCCCAACACTTTTCCCATCCTGAAGTCCCTCTCCTCTATATGACAGTCTGCATAGTTTGTTCAAATAACTCTATATTGTGCGCatgtgtgcatcttgggatggtaAAAATCTTGATGCTGGGAATTAGCAGTCATGACAATTTAAATTAGTCGTAATCGGCTAGAATTAAGGTCATGGACCGTATTGTTTTCTATATGACCAATTCAAGTATGGAAATTATGACCTTTATGACCAGAATTGTCGTAGAAAATTAGGGTTTGGACCCTCCCAAACGGCTAACGACCAATTGATGTGAAATTGTCATAGAGTTAAGACCAATTTATTCGTGGTCATTGTAAGAAGGTCACTAGTtaacatatttcttgtagtgaaactatgaagctggaccagaacaaggactcaacaagctggATCCACAGAGAAAATCAACTTGAATTACGAGAAAGAATACTCCAATACGaaccctactaggactcttgtaaaccatagtttggctgatatataaaggcaGGCACGGGCacccttggggggggggggggggatctgaaaaacagaaaacatagaggcgacacgcctagatatcacaacccgcagattagaactagactagatacaacaactccgcctatggtggccccgtgtacacatatattcatatagtggattgctagaaagacgtagcgatcctccaccgcggggacgtgcacctgggtacgtcgtgtaccgtctcgctcccggaacttccatcgtcgcctttctctaaacgcAAGCccccatggtgggcattgccgaggagccgccTCGACACCGGCCCTTCCGACGAccagtagtaggccgcgcgactgcgagtaaccgaggccggtgtaggccgcacgacggcgagtaggtacggccgttgtagttttaggttaactcgactaaccatctcggtaaagatggtccttttggccaatcaatagtaatgaacaaATAATATGGTTACCTAGTCATTGCCGACCGGGTCCTGATGCTATGAACGCGGACACTTTCCACGACTGCGcaacgtccgcggagacgcaaacctcatgcatatttgggccagatttgcATCGCCGTGGACGGTCCGGTTACtatgcatcgccccgctggagaaggacccagacgcattttcggtcacggcggtcgcaaacggtcgctcagtgtCCATTTGAGTCGCGCAGCTAGAGATGCCCTAAATATCAGCACCGAACGTAACATGGGCCGAGCCCAAGGAGGCCCGGGCCAGCCGATTTCTTAAGCGGCCCTGATCGGAGCGCCCGCGTATAGGTGTGCCCAAGCCAAACCCTGTCTTCTCCTCTCCCACTCCCCcctgccggccgccgcctcccagTCGCGGCGAGCCCTTCTTCCCCAAACGTAACCTAGGGTTCGCCCttctccttccccttcccctcccaCCGTCGCAGCCTCCGCTCCAACAAATCCCCACCCTCGTATTCGTCTTCCTGATCCCCGGCGGTTGCCGCGCGTCCCCCCGACGGCGCGATGAGGTTGGAGAAGTGCTGGTTCTGCTCCTCCACCGTCTACCCCGGCCACGGCATCCAGTTCGTCCGAAACGACGCCAAGGTAATTTATTTGCCGTATCAAGAACCTGTGGTGGTGCCATGTGCCTCATCTCTTTAGCCTCTGTGTCGTCGTGGTAGCAGAACATGCTTGGACGCCAGCCATGTTAGTTATTAACCTATCAAGAACCTGGTGGTGAGCAGCTCCGGTTTTATTCTGTCCATGTCTTGCTTCCCATGTTATTTTTTTTTGCACGGAGAATTTAACGTAGGAGAGAGCGAACCTTGTGGAAAAATGATATTAGAACGATTCTTATGAGATTCGATTCCTGTGCTGTATCGAGTGTGAAATTTCTTCAGAGAGAACTCAACATTGGAGAATGAAATTATGGAACGAAGATAAGTAGATTAGATGGAGTAAGATAGAATTTCTATCTCCTATTCTATAAGGATCATCTAGAAAGCAGAGAGCTTTGGTTCCATTCAAATTGAAAAGCTGACGTAGATGTTAAGTGGTCGGAATATCCATAAAGGAGCACATTATGGAAACTGTTCGTATGAGGTTCATCATACCTTGTTGAAGTTAATTAATCCCTTCAACTTTAACTTCTGCTTCTATCTGGATCTGCACGTACACACCTGTAGCCTTATGAACAGCTGAAGACTCAACAATGTTTATGTCATCCTTACCTTTGAAGCATTTTCTGTAGCTTCGCACGTGCTTGTATCTGTATTCGGTTACTGGCATGTCACGTAACCAGGTTGCTTACATCTGATTGTCAGGTATTCCGCTTCTGCCGATCAAAATGCCACAAGAACTTCAAGATGAAGAGGAACCCCCGCAAGGTTAAGTGGACCAAGGCGTACAGGCGCCTGCGCGGCAAGGACATGACGCAGGTAAACAAGCCCACTGTTTTCTACATCCTTCCATTACCCAGTATGGAGTCTTGTGTGGGTCCTAATCGAGTCGTTGTCTGGATCAACCAGGACACGACGTTTGAGTtcgagaggaagaggaacaggccgGAGCGCTACGACCGGATCCTCACAGAGCAGACTCTCAAGGCCATCCCGCTCATCACCAAGATCAGACATGAACGGCAGAAGAAACACATCACAGAGAGGTCGGTTGCTGTTTCCCTGACTCGTCGTATCTGATTGTTCTTGGAATGGTTTCGTTGTCTAACGCACACTGTACTTTTTTTTCCCCGTCTAACAGACAGAAGGGCGGTAAGAGCATGTCACGTAAGAAGGACgccaaggagctggagcaggatcTTCAGATGCTTCCTAAGAAGGACACCGTGGCGTATGAAGCTACTAAGCAGAAGGTTATCGTTTCTCAGCTCAAGACCGAAGAGAATCTTATGGAAGAGTAGTGGAATGGAAATGTTTCGGTGCTTGCATGTTCACATGGTCCTTTGTATGCAGTACTACTTTGGGTTTTGTAAGGTTGTAGACGGTGATGACGTTTGTTTTCGACTGAGTACTAGCAGGTTTTGTGTGTGCTGTAATGGTGCAGACTATGGTCGGATTTGTTACCTTACCGTTAATAGAATCGTGAACTTAATCAGTCATTGTTGGTGTGGTCATTTTACTACATGAAAAATTCAGGCAGTTGTTGCTTTGGAAGAATTCCAGATTTGTCTGAAGGATAATCTTGTCTCAGTATCTCAAGAGGATATAGTCTTTGTTAAGCTCTCTGTGTCCAAATTCTCTGGGTATTGCAAAGTTTTATTAACCTGTTTATGTAAGCATACTAGCAGAGATATACCTACTGATGCAAACTGTTTAGTTTGTCGGTGATCGAGCATATCAGCAAATACAGTTGCCACTAGCCAAGTCATCTGAGAGTTAGAATTATGTCTTCTTTTAACATCTGAGGTGTTTTTCGTGCTATACTGGTCCGGTCTTACTGGGAGATTCCAGTGTTTGGAGAAGCTGCGTTGTTCTCCGCTTTGTCCGTGGTCAGAGACCCCACATCAAAGGCGAAATTAACATTCTACTTCCTTTTCAGCTTCATGAACACTAGATATAGTTTCCCATGTCACTGCTACATGTATTATTTCATTCAACTTATTTAGTTGCATTAAGGTAACTGCTGGTGCATCGTCTCTGTCAAAAAATATTGGCATTGGAGGACTCCAAAACAGCACTGTGAAGTTCGAAATCTTGGACACTGCTTGTCAGGGGTGGTGCATATTAGAACTTTGCTTAAGTCTTACATATGGTTCATCCTTGCTCGGATTTGGGGTACATGATTTCTGTACCATCTTGTGCTTTCACAAACATTTTCTCTTTACCTTATTTGTGTTGCCTGCAAGCATTTAAAATGTTTCTCTTAGTTCTTACCACATGAGAATTGGTCAATTTTCAAGTATGCTGCATTAGAACCTGTGAACTACAGGGGAGCTGGTGCTGCAATCGTTGTCTATGACATAGCAAGTGCAGAATCATTTAACAAAGTGCAGTACTGGGTCAACGTATATCATCTTCCCCCTGATGAGCTGCGTGAACATTCCGCGACTTCCTCTTATCCATAATGAGTTtgcggttttaacaaagtcacttcGTTctacttcctcttgtctaatgagTTCGCGGTTTTAGTTCAGGTTTTGTGGAACAATCCGTGACTTTGTTAAATTGGGACATTGATGCTGAATGTATTACAAGGAGATTTTTACCATATTCGTTGCTTTCTGAAGGATGCACAAGAGTATGCAGACAGGAACAGTGTGTTTTTTGTTTAGACATCAGCAAAAACGGATGATAATATGAACAAACTATTTGAGGTGTGTATGAGGATTCAGGATTACATAAGCTATTTGCTTTTGCATATAGAGGTGGTGACTGACCTGGAGAAACATTAAAATCACCAAATCTCTGTTCATCAGTTTCTGTTGAGTGATGCAGAAGTGGTGTCAGACATAATCAGTGCGTGATTATTACATGATATGCTGAATGCCGTGTCTTCACGACCAATAATGCAAGAGTATTGTGCGTAATTGAAATGATGGAATTTACATGGTATTGTAAGAAAAATATACGGGGACTGAAATAGTTTTGAAGTTGCTCTATTCGGCTTTCTCTTTGTTCCAAATTTCCAATCACTCCTTATGTAATCACCACTGTGAGGTAACTTTTGCATTGCAGTGTTCTGACCACCACACTGCCTTGAACCCTGCCCCTTAGGTTTCTTTTGTCTTTGTTATCTGATAAGCTTTCTGATCTGCTACTGAAAACTTCTCGAAATCTAGATCTTCCTCCCAAGAAGTCCTTGTTCTGTACATACAATTCACTCGATTAATTTCCAATTTTGCCTCTCTTGTCTGTTTTACCAAATGTTCGCCTTTCGTCATGGTATTCTGTTTGACAAAAATTGCACACGTGGGACTCTAGGGATACAGGAGATTCAACATTGGCAGATGATTCAACGAACGACTCTCACAGGCGAGGCCGACTGCCTCCAGTGGAAGTGGACGCCGAGCGACACATACTCAACACGATCATCATACCTGGCCATGTTCCACGGGTCGACCTCTAACCCTACCTGGATGCACATATGGGAGGCTTGGGCACCGCCGAAGGCGAAATTCTTCCAGTGGCTGGCCTCCCAAGATCGCTGCGGGACCGTTGAGTGCATTGCACGCCGCGGGCTACAACAACATCCACGTTGCTTGCTTTGCGACCAGAACTGGTGACCATGCACCATCTGCTCATTGAGTGCCCCTTCTCAAAATAAATCTGGCACGATGCATTGGCCTGGCTTTGGATGACCTATAGGATCCCTACCTTAGCAACAACGACAACCTCGCTCTTCGACTAGCTTGTTGAGGTCAAGCTGGCAAACCCAAAGTAAGGGCCTTGCAACGACAACTCTGCTACTACCCTGGATGATCTGGAAACATAGGAACGAATGTGTCTAACGACTGCGTCTTTGACCGAGCGTAGTCCTCAGTGATGATCAAAATCAAAGAGGAGGCACCCCCATGGGCTCAAGTCGGTGCTTTAGGCATGAGAGGTGTGCTCCGGACAACCTGGGACGTACATTAGTTTCCTTTCCTCTGTTGTTGTATCAAAGTCCTCTAGGAGACATGTAAACAAAACCAttccttttcaatgaaatgaaacacgCGAAAAAGTCCTTTGCATTTTTCTCGAAAAATATACGCGCATttctcagaaaaaaaaaagaagtccCAGAAGGAAGTATACACAAGGGCAGGGCTTAGCAACCAAACCATACCCGGCCTGCCATCCGTGCGTTCCATGGCCAAGCCCAGGTTAACGATGGGCCTTCTTCTACGCAGCCTGCGCGACGCtcgctcgctacatcgccacccgGCGCCGCCGCCCGTCTCCGCCGAGCTCATTTCCCTCCCTTTTCTCCCCCCGTCGACGACGCCGCGCCGCCGGGACGCTGCCCCCCCGCCGCGCCCCGCTTCTTCCCTGGATCTGACCCTTGTGTGCAGTTCCGTTCCAAGAGGTGGGTGGGCTGTTCGGACTCGACGGATCTCGGGGCACCGTAGGGTTCGCGTTCTTGGACGCGGCCGCCGCAGTGTTGGCACCGCTAACTGACGTCGCCCCGGGATTTCTCCTTTGCAGGAAAGCCTAGGCGGAGAGCTGTGCGGAGTCACGCCAGGAGATGGCGGCGTTCCTGAGGTCAAAGTGTTCGTCAGGTATACTGGTGTTTCGTATTCGCATCACGGCTTTCCAACTGTAGATGTTGTGGGCTGGGTCCTGTACAGTGAGAACTTCTCCAGTACCTGACTTGAGGATGTAGTAGTAGTGTTAAACCATGCATCTTCGCCCTGTGTTGTTTGGCGTCTGTCGTCTTGCCTAATGAACTGAAGCTCGAAATTGTTAGTGGCTATGGTCCAAATCATGACTGCTAGCTGAACCTTGATCAGTTCAGATAATTATTTGTTTGCCCGATAAACTAACCTCTGTAGCATAGGGCAGCGACCAGGTAGATTGTGATTGATTTCCTATCACTTATATGTTACAGAACTAGAATAGCTGGTTCCTGTGCCGGAATACTGGAGTCTGACTGCTCGGCGGCGATTTTGACGGCCAACAACACGTCCGAAAACAGCTCCAGTTTTTGGCATGTCTACAAGAACATTAGCTTGTTGAGAAATGCTCTACCAGGGTGTAGTATTCGCAAAATTGATAGACGTTGTAATACAGTGGCTCACGAACTTGCACGGCAAGCTAAGGTCCATGGTTGTAGGCATATCTGGCTGGCGCCTGTGCCGGAAGCCATTAGGAAATTATGTAATCAAGACTCTGTAAATGACTCTGAGAGCTGATTAAATTttttcccctcaaaaaaaaaaaaaaaaaagaatagctGGTTCCGAAACATTGGGTTGCTGTACTCACTATCGCTGTAAGAAGATGATATCTTGAGAGCCTGTATCTAGTTGAATCTTATGCACCTGTGATTCCGTCGAAATATGTGTCGATATTCATATTTTTTCATATACCGTGCTGCAGTGTGGTGCTCAGTTTATTGATTCGCATGATGTAAATGCTTATTGATCTATGCAGTTGGGCGTACTCTGATGGGAAGCATTGGAAACAATCTGTATGGGGGTGTTAACTCGTCTGTTGAAACCGTGGCGGGTTCATCTCGCTGTGATGCTATCAGTCAGGTCTTACTGCTTTGCTCAAGCATAAATCTTTCCTTCACCTTAACACGCCCGCAAATCTCTTTTCTTCTGAAAATTTATCATCAGTAAGAAAATTAGCACAATATTCTGTAGGAGTTTTGTTAGCTTCTTATAGGGTGTTTGTGGCTCAAAGATTCTAAAGTGCATATTctctctccccctcccctcccccaaTGACATTGCTATTTAATTATGATGTTGCTTGCTTTATATAGTTCAATAGCTTTCGTTTATAATTGTTGTCAAGATCTAGGACTTTTGTAGTTGCTAGCGATGTCATCATGATTACAGACTAGATCCCTATGACATATTGGACTCTGTGTTTCATTTACAGGGCATTCTTCTTCAGTCTTCATgaaaattttcctagttattttagatGTTCTCAGAACCAGCATAGAAATTAAGTGTTTCAACTTAGTTTGTGAAAAAGTTGTCAGTATTGTTGCTAGAGTATGTAGACCTCTTGAAGTGGATTTATGCATTTATGCTTTTGAAGAAGTGAAGCAGTAACATGTGTTATTTTTCTGATTTCAGCAAATCAGGACATTCATCCAGATGAGAACCAACCTCAAGGTGGTAGACAACTCTGGAGCCAAGCGGGTCATGTGCATACAGTCCTTGAGGGGGAAGAAAGGAGCGAGGCTCGGGGACATGATAATTGGTTCCGTGAAGGAAGCACAACCCCGTGGCAAGGTCAAGAAAGGTGATGTGGTCTACGGGGTGGTCGTCCGTGCTGCTATGAAGAAAGGGCGCAGTGACGGCAGCGAGGTCCAGTTCGATGACAATGCTATAGTCATAGTGAACAACAAGGGCGAGCTGATTGGCACTCGCGTCTTTGGTCCTGTTCCCCACGAGCTCAGGAAGAAGAAGCATCTCAAGATCTTGGCGCTGGCTGAGCACATTGTTTGAGACATCGAGCTGTGCTTAGCCATATCTCTCTGTTTTTTTCTGTGGAATGAAACACACATGTGGTTGTCTTCAAGACTGCTCTGGGGATGT encodes:
- the LOC124654055 gene encoding probable ribosome biogenesis protein RLP24 — its product is MRLEKCWFCSSTVYPGHGIQFVRNDAKVFRFCRSKCHKNFKMKRNPRKVKWTKAYRRLRGKDMTQDTTFEFERKRNRPERYDRILTEQTLKAIPLITKIRHERQKKHITERQKGGKSMSRKKDAKELEQDLQMLPKKDTVAYEATKQKVIVSQLKTEENLMEE
- the LOC124655192 gene encoding 50S ribosomal protein HLP, mitochondrial-like, whose amino-acid sequence is MAAFLRSKCSSVGRTLMGSIGNNLYGGVNSSVETVAGSSRCDAISQQIRTFIQMRTNLKVVDNSGAKRVMCIQSLRGKKGARLGDMIIGSVKEAQPRGKVKKGDVVYGVVVRAAMKKGRSDGSEVQFDDNAIVIVNNKGELIGTRVFGPVPHELRKKKHLKILALAEHIV